One stretch of Serinicoccus hydrothermalis DNA includes these proteins:
- a CDS encoding ABC transporter permease translates to MAEAWRPVHDGGPGTGARTGPARSRSRSSVGWVAAVCLLLLLLLVFDLGAGGGGADFARAYLPPSTEHPFGTDYAGRDLLERSLSGARVSLLVGLVAAAVSSVVGVVVGAAAGMTAGRGWGWLDAVLMRLVDAVNALPHLVLGIVIVALLGPSLSSVIISVALTHWTTTARIVRAELLALERAGFVEAAVGAGAGRWWVLRQHLLAHVMGRVLLASVLMVPHAIMHESALSFLGLGLPDDQASLGTIIEQSRSAVLAGHWWPAVLPGLLLVVLSLLVFAVAERLRPAGRGRA, encoded by the coding sequence ATGGCTGAGGCGTGGCGGCCCGTGCACGACGGGGGACCCGGGACGGGTGCCCGGACCGGGCCTGCCCGCAGCCGGTCGCGCTCGTCCGTGGGCTGGGTGGCGGCGGTATGCCTGCTCCTGCTGCTCCTGCTCGTCTTCGACCTCGGGGCCGGGGGAGGCGGGGCCGACTTCGCGCGGGCCTACCTGCCGCCGTCGACCGAGCACCCCTTCGGCACCGACTACGCCGGACGGGACCTGCTCGAGCGCTCGCTGTCCGGTGCCCGGGTGTCGCTGCTGGTCGGGCTCGTGGCCGCCGCCGTCTCCAGCGTCGTCGGCGTCGTGGTCGGCGCCGCCGCCGGGATGACCGCCGGGCGTGGCTGGGGCTGGCTGGACGCGGTCCTCATGCGCCTCGTCGACGCTGTCAACGCGCTCCCGCACCTCGTGCTGGGCATCGTCATCGTGGCGCTGCTCGGGCCCTCCCTGTCCAGCGTCATCATCAGCGTGGCCCTCACCCACTGGACGACCACCGCGCGCATCGTGCGGGCCGAGCTGCTCGCCCTGGAGCGGGCCGGCTTCGTCGAGGCCGCCGTCGGGGCCGGGGCCGGCCGCTGGTGGGTGCTGCGCCAGCACCTGCTCGCGCACGTCATGGGCCGGGTGCTGCTCGCCAGCGTGCTCATGGTGCCGCACGCGATCATGCACGAGTCGGCCCTGAGCTTCCTCGGCCTCGGTCTCCCGGACGACCAGGCCTCGCTCGGCACGATCATCGAGCAGTCCCGGTCGGCCGTGCTCGCCGGGCACTGGTGGCCCGCCGTCCTGCCGGGGCTGCTGCTGGTGGTGCTGAGCCTGCTCGTCTTCGCCGTGGCCGAGCGGCTGCGGCCCGCCGGACGGGGGCGGGCATGA
- a CDS encoding ABC transporter ATP-binding protein, which yields MTGERGGLEVAGLGVALPDGTGGEQVILDGVDLTVHEGEVVVLLGPSGAGKSTLVSALLGLLPPGALVRGSARWHGALPPGAGADAGAGSGPATGTVDLLDPGRSTREKLRGRLAAWLPQAPVSSLTPVLTVRRHLVEKARVHVPRTQVDSTVATAMERHDVDPEWGARLPSQLSGGQAQRVSNALSLMGDPRLVLADEPTTGLDRPRAEAVGAALARLAREDGRAVLVVTHDLTLAEQVADRVVEIDAGRSAPAGPPEEVVRRVREARHHDAGRRAPRGDGNGHTLAGVDLTLRRGRGTLVREGVTLTVPADQVTGLMAPSGAGKTTLLRTLALLHPPAAGQVLLDGRPLRGTGHEVPARVRRRIAYLPQDPRQSVDPRWTLGRAVMEPLALAGRPHDRTVVAGLLEQVGLDPVLAGRRADEVSGGQLQRAVLARALALDADYLLLDEPTSMVDGATAQALVSAVHTHQHRSGCGVLVASHDEELLRTWCDTVVAW from the coding sequence ATGACCGGGGAGCGGGGCGGCCTGGAGGTCGCGGGGCTCGGGGTGGCGCTGCCCGACGGGACGGGCGGGGAGCAGGTGATCCTCGACGGGGTGGACCTCACCGTGCACGAGGGCGAGGTCGTCGTGCTCCTGGGCCCCAGCGGTGCCGGCAAGTCCACGCTGGTCTCGGCGCTCCTCGGGCTGCTGCCGCCCGGCGCGCTCGTGCGCGGGAGCGCCCGCTGGCACGGCGCTCTGCCTCCCGGTGCCGGCGCGGACGCGGGCGCCGGGTCAGGGCCGGCCACCGGGACCGTGGACCTCCTCGACCCTGGACGCTCGACCCGCGAGAAGCTGCGGGGCCGGCTCGCAGCCTGGCTGCCCCAGGCGCCGGTGAGCTCGCTGACCCCGGTGCTCACGGTGCGCCGCCACCTGGTCGAGAAGGCGCGGGTGCACGTGCCGCGGACACAGGTCGACAGCACCGTGGCCACCGCCATGGAGCGGCACGACGTGGACCCGGAGTGGGGTGCCCGTCTGCCCTCCCAGCTCTCCGGCGGGCAGGCCCAGCGCGTGTCCAACGCGCTGTCGCTCATGGGCGACCCCAGGCTGGTGCTGGCCGACGAGCCGACGACCGGCCTGGACCGGCCGCGGGCCGAGGCCGTCGGTGCCGCGCTGGCCCGGCTCGCCCGGGAGGACGGACGGGCGGTGCTGGTCGTCACGCACGACCTCACGCTCGCCGAGCAGGTGGCCGACCGGGTCGTCGAGATCGACGCCGGACGCAGCGCGCCCGCCGGGCCGCCCGAGGAGGTCGTCCGACGGGTGCGGGAGGCCCGGCACCACGACGCCGGGCGGCGCGCACCCCGCGGCGACGGCAACGGGCATACCCTCGCCGGGGTCGACCTCACGCTGCGCCGCGGTCGCGGCACCCTCGTCCGCGAGGGGGTCACGCTGACGGTGCCCGCCGACCAGGTCACCGGGCTCATGGCGCCCTCGGGCGCGGGCAAGACCACGCTGCTGCGCACGCTCGCCCTGCTCCACCCGCCGGCCGCGGGCCAGGTGCTCCTCGACGGTCGTCCGCTGCGCGGGACCGGGCACGAGGTGCCGGCCCGGGTCCGGCGGCGTATCGCCTACCTGCCGCAGGACCCGCGGCAGTCCGTCGACCCCCGGTGGACGTTGGGGCGCGCCGTCATGGAGCCGCTCGCGCTCGCGGGGCGCCCGCACGACCGCACGGTCGTCGCCGGCCTGCTCGAGCAGGTGGGCCTCGACCCCGTGCTGGCCGGGCGGCGGGCGGACGAGGTCTCCGGCGGGCAGCTCCAGCGCGCGGTCCTGGCCCGGGCCCTGGCGCTGGACGCGGACTACCTGCTGCTCGACGAGCCCACCTCGATGGTCGACGGGGCGACGGCGCAGGCGCTGGTGAGCGCGGTGCACACCCACCAGCACCGGTCGGGGTGCGGGGTGCTGGTGGCCTCGCACGACGAGGAACTTCTCCGCACGTGGTGCGACACCGTGGTGGCCTGGTAG
- a CDS encoding NAD-dependent malic enzyme, producing the protein MSPVPSVSNSITVRLELPARVTAVSEITTAVADVGGMVTAVDISDSGTERLQADLTIATYGTDHAAEVVEAISGVDGVEIGRVSDRTFLAHLGGKLEVTSKLPIRNRDDLSLVYTPGVAKICQAIAEKPEDARSLTIKRNTVAVVTDGSAVLGLGDIGPLAAMPVMEGKAALFKRFADIDAFPICLDATDADEIVRIVKALAPGFAGINLEDISAPRCFAIEARLRKELDIPVFHDDQHGTAIVALAALTNALRVVDKDISDVKIVMSGAGAAGSAIMRLLLRAGARDLVVTDVDGIIHPRRADVMRGDNGNLAWIASQTNQDNETGTLKEALVGADVFIGVSAGGILTGDDIAKMNEDAIVFAMANPVPEVDPVDAGRHATVVATGRSDFANQINNVLVFPGVFRGLLDAQSDHIDDEMLLAAATALADVVSADELNPTYIIPSVFNPKATKAVAQAVQAAAEARLKGSS; encoded by the coding sequence ATGAGCCCCGTTCCGTCCGTGTCCAACTCCATCACCGTCCGGCTCGAGCTACCGGCCCGGGTCACCGCCGTCTCGGAGATCACCACCGCGGTGGCGGACGTCGGCGGGATGGTGACGGCCGTCGACATCAGCGACTCCGGGACCGAGCGGCTCCAGGCCGACCTGACGATCGCGACCTACGGCACCGACCACGCCGCCGAGGTCGTCGAGGCCATCAGCGGGGTCGACGGCGTCGAGATCGGGCGCGTCAGCGACCGCACCTTCCTGGCCCACCTCGGCGGCAAGCTCGAGGTCACCTCCAAGCTCCCGATCCGCAACCGCGACGATCTGTCCCTCGTCTACACCCCCGGCGTCGCCAAGATCTGCCAGGCCATCGCGGAGAAGCCCGAGGACGCCCGCAGCCTCACCATCAAGCGCAACACCGTCGCCGTCGTCACCGACGGCTCGGCCGTGCTCGGCCTGGGCGACATCGGCCCGCTGGCCGCGATGCCGGTCATGGAGGGTAAGGCGGCGCTGTTCAAGCGCTTCGCCGACATCGACGCCTTCCCGATCTGCCTGGACGCGACCGACGCCGACGAGATCGTGCGGATCGTCAAGGCGCTCGCGCCCGGCTTCGCGGGGATCAACCTCGAGGACATCTCGGCCCCCCGCTGCTTCGCCATCGAGGCGCGGCTGCGCAAGGAGCTCGACATCCCGGTCTTCCACGACGACCAGCACGGCACCGCCATCGTGGCGCTGGCCGCGCTGACCAACGCGCTGCGGGTCGTCGACAAGGACATCTCCGACGTCAAGATCGTCATGTCCGGCGCCGGGGCCGCGGGCTCGGCCATCATGCGGCTGCTGCTGCGGGCCGGGGCGCGCGACCTCGTCGTCACCGACGTCGACGGCATCATCCACCCGCGCCGCGCCGACGTCATGCGCGGCGACAACGGCAACCTCGCCTGGATCGCGAGCCAGACCAACCAGGACAACGAGACCGGCACCCTCAAGGAGGCGCTCGTCGGGGCCGACGTCTTCATCGGCGTCTCGGCCGGCGGCATCCTCACCGGCGACGACATCGCGAAGATGAACGAGGACGCCATCGTCTTCGCCATGGCCAACCCGGTGCCCGAGGTGGACCCGGTCGACGCGGGGCGGCACGCGACGGTCGTCGCGACCGGGCGCAGCGACTTCGCCAACCAGATCAACAACGTGCTCGTCTTCCCCGGGGTCTTCCGCGGGCTGCTGGACGCCCAGAGCGACCACATCGACGACGAGATGCTGCTCGCGGCCGCGACCGCGCTGGCCGACGTGGTGTCCGCGGACGAGCTCAACCCCACCTACATCATCCCCAGCGTCTTCAACCCCAAGGCGACCAAGGCCGTCGCCCAGGCGGTGCAGGCGGCGGCCGAGGCGCGGCTCAAGGGGTCCAGCTGA